The genome window TATGGGAAAAGAAATTAACTGTTCACTCTACATGCGCGAATTGCAAGGATTTATTTTACGTTCTGTAAATACATTTCTTATGCCATATAAAAATCAGGCAGTAGTTGCTGAatggtaattaaaaatataattacaactTTTATAATGTATTTGCGATATAATGCTGaaattaatcatatttttagtTGTAAATCTGTTGCTTCACGGTGCATTGAACTTTTTGTAAGACATGCTTGCATATTAAGACCATTAACCGATTTCGGAAGAGCCAAACTCATTGTTGATTTTAGTCAGGTATGTTGTAATATATGTGTAGTGTCAtgctaaaattttatatttaagtttcagtcttttatctctttattttcatttagataGAAATAGCTGTTGCTCCATTATGTAGAGGAGGGCAATTGGGATCATCAGAACAACAACAATATAGAACATTACGAGCATTAAAAGCACTGCTTCCACTCAGTCCGGATGATATTGTCCAAAAAGTTTTAGGAGGGGAAGGAGAATGTGGCATACCTTCCTCTCTTGttcttttacatttattttctacTGCACCACCTGAATTAGTATCTCCACATCAGGTATGAGaatatatgtttattattttgtaatgaaACTGAATtatcttaaattaaaaaaaatttagatTGGTACTAATttgttaattactattaatatAGAGTACAAGTTGGTCTGTGAGTCGACTATCTCAGTGGATGGATAAACATCCAAATGAAAGAGATAGATTAGCTTTCTGTAGTGGACCACTGGAACGTTATCAATTAACAGTCAGACAACAAAATCTTCCAACATTCCACCCACTATTTccattaatgaaaaaattagctaatttaaatgaacatcaaaatttgtaaaattttgtattacacAAGATGtatatttccatatttctGGACGTATATTGTTTTAGATAAATAGATTCCTGCAATTAATGTAATGCTTAAACACATAGGCCAATTTATGTTACGTTTTTTTGGTCTGATATATGTTGCGGGTATACCaatatcgttttctttttcaacctatgttaataaaatatattttaatgtttcctCTTTAATGTATGTGTATTAccagatatttatatatttacccTTTTAGAAAGTGCTTTTATTTGCATAAGCTCGTTTTTTAGAATACTAAGTGTTTCTTGTACCTTTTTAAGCTCTTGCTCATAATTAGATATTTGTTCAgtagttaaatatatatttccacTATTTACCTTTAATAagctatttttaatataccgAAAACTAGAACCAATAACAGCAATTTGTTTAGATAATATACCTAATGAGACTATACCATTATATAATCTgaaaacgaatataaaattacattttcataatTCAATGTTACAATAATTgcagttaattaattaatacataattGTATTATGAAGTAAACATACGTATAGGGTAACGATTTATTGATAGCACCAATGCTTTGTATACTCCATTTTTTCCTATGAAATTTATGAAGACATTCTGTAAATTGCATTCTATGTGCATTAATATCCAATCCTAAATGGATTAAGTCATTTTCAGttaatgttaaaaatgttttaagatttattccttgaaaaatatgagtatatttttctaaattcatCCCATATAAGATTGTATAAACATCAGCATCTATAGTTTCATTGTCTATATTAACTAGTGATGGAAACATATGTTTCCACTCATacactttaaatattttataagtatTTATTGTTACTTCTTCATCGAGATTTAATAGCGACAAAATCTgtaataattaacattatattatattttataatacgatGTTATAGTTTAACTTACTTTATCATATCCTTTCATAGAAGCTATATCATGTACAGTTAGACCACTGCAGTCAGTTACTGTGACATCTGCTgcattttctattaatattttgacTACTTCTGGTTTATTAGCTATTGTTGCATACATCAATGcctacaaatattaaataattcataattttattgttattattggaAATAACTATTAGTATTACTAAAAGAGTTTACAGTTTGCTTCCTATTGTCATGtgcattaatattttttatatgtttcatTAGTTCTATTATAAAGTCTGGTTCTTGTGACATACAAGCATACATGAGAAGTGTTTgtctacaaaaatattacttaatagttattaaaataattaatatattaaaatatatatgttgtaAATACCTTTGTTTATTGCTTGCATTTGGATTAGCACCTGCttcaattaatattgttaaacattttataCGTTGTTCTGTTGTTTCCTTAATACAATTGCATAATGCCATTAACGGTGTATAGCCATCTAATATATTACACCATCGATAtaagatttcaaatttttctcaaacATTTAATACATAACACAAAGTACAAAGTAAATACCTTTATGCTTATTAACATCAGCTCCATTGTTTATGAGATACTCAATGACTTTTATTTGCGCATTAAAAGTAGCATACAGAAGTGGAGTCCATGCATCACATAAAAACTTGTTTATATCATAAGCTATATATTATAGtgaaatatacttttatattaaaaatattattattttacaatataaaatataatttattaatataaaataattacattcaatatatttgtttacaatttCAACCTTGCCCATTGTACATGCATTTATCATCTCACGTTCAATACTTTGTTCATTATTATCATCCATATTTCTATCTTgattaaatgtatttatattttttaatactaaaCTGTTTTTGATACAATACCTAGTTGTTCTTGTTtgctatacaaaatataaaacttttaatttttcgttaataaaataaaaaatattttattctatactaatagaattaaataattccttcttcaatctttttaatatttttaaaaagattagTTTTTACTATTGCAatcaaatagtaaaatatcgGCTCCAAATTATaggttatatatatatatacatatgtatatctatgtatgtatgtattttcaCACCTTTTCCGGAAGAGAAAAATTTTTGTCACTTTTCACTTCGCtacttgatattttaatatttcttggaagcacattatttcattaaaatatataaaataaaaatgacaatattttcctttttagccttgtaaaatttgaaaatgttttccaTTCAACATATGTGCTGTACCACGATCATACATATACCAGATTCGACATTAACTAGGGAAAACCGTGCAAAAATTGAGTCGTATCTAGTCAAGAAAAATTAACATGGACAGTCAATAAAACTGCATTTTTGCGAGACAGACAAAGGTGAGTAGAATGTCTTTGTTTCTGTCttaaatattcatagaatATCACGCatgagaagaaagagaacatTTTTACTTATCATATTGATTTTTCACATCTAGTTACGACTCAATTTTCGGACTGTTCTCCCTAGGCTTCGATATATGAGTATCGAACCTGTCTGCATGATCGTGGGACAGactgaacattttttttatctagcatattttataaaatttaaaaataaaaaaggatatcaaaacatagaatatatacaacaaagattcaaaattttccatgaaatattatttttaaatataattctttcagtgtgtaaaaatattaccTCTGTTATATTACATGAAAACGAGAGCATATTGTTCCactaatgaattttataattatattatatatgcaatgatttattattttatacaaatggCTATTAAtgtgtattataattaacgttTGTATCAGACTTGTATAAATAGtacattgtaatt of Bombus fervidus isolate BK054 chromosome 1, iyBomFerv1, whole genome shotgun sequence contains these proteins:
- the LOC139998252 gene encoding ankyrin repeat, SAM and basic leucine zipper domain-containing protein 1, with translation MDDNNEQSIEREMINACTMGKVEIVNKYIESYDINKFLCDAWTPLLYATFNAQIKVIEYLINNGADVNKHKDGYTPLMALCNCIKETTEQRIKCLTILIEAGANPNASNKQRQTLLMYACMSQEPDFIIELMKHIKNINAHDNRKQTALMYATIANKPEVVKILIENAADVTVTDCSGLTVHDIASMKGYDKILSLLNLDEEVTINTYKIFKVYEWKHMFPSLVNIDNETIDADVYTILYGMNLEKYTHIFQGINLKTFLTLTENDLIHLGLDINAHRMQFTECLHKFHRKKWSIQSIGAINKSLPYTLYNGIVSLGILSKQIAVIGSSFRYIKNSLLKVNSGNIYLTTEQISNYEQELKKVQETLSILKNELMQIKALSKRVEKENDIGIPATYIRPKKRNINWPMCLSITLIAGIYLSKTIYVQKYGNIHLV